In one Trichlorobacter lovleyi SZ genomic region, the following are encoded:
- a CDS encoding M20/M25/M40 family metallo-hydrolase — MTPEINTARLLNSFMELCAIDAEPTKERAMADRLTTLLTELGVTVTEDDTGSRLGGNAGNLYATLPGSGPGETLLFSCHMDRVVPGCGVKPQLAGEYIVSDGSTVLGADDVAGLAAVLEGITAVREQGLPHPPLELLFSVAEELSLQGIEQFDASRIVSRCGFVLDAGGPVGEIVVKAPEQVRLSAVIHGRAAHAGIAPQEGISAIQIAATAIAGMKLLRIDDETTANIGSIRADGPTNIVPDHCELSAEARSTDPARLAMQVASMRQALEDAAQSAGGRVEISVRSNYRSYRLDPASEPVRRAGEAARRLGLNVRHRSTGGGSDANFFNEWGIPTAVLCCGFEKVHTCQERIAVAELTRLAQWVAAILTGAGE, encoded by the coding sequence GACCACACTCCTGACGGAACTGGGGGTTACGGTGACTGAGGATGATACCGGTTCCCGGCTTGGCGGCAATGCCGGTAATCTGTATGCCACCCTGCCAGGTAGCGGCCCCGGTGAGACCTTGCTGTTTTCCTGTCACATGGATCGGGTGGTGCCCGGTTGCGGGGTAAAGCCGCAGCTGGCGGGTGAGTATATTGTCAGCGACGGCAGTACAGTACTGGGGGCCGATGATGTGGCCGGGCTGGCAGCGGTGCTGGAGGGGATAACGGCGGTCCGGGAGCAGGGCCTGCCCCATCCGCCGCTGGAGCTGCTGTTCAGCGTGGCCGAAGAGCTGTCATTGCAGGGAATAGAGCAGTTTGATGCATCACGGATTGTTTCCCGCTGCGGTTTTGTGCTGGATGCCGGAGGCCCGGTGGGTGAGATTGTGGTCAAGGCGCCGGAACAGGTGCGGCTGTCTGCGGTTATTCATGGCCGTGCGGCCCATGCCGGTATTGCCCCGCAGGAGGGGATCTCGGCCATCCAGATTGCCGCTACAGCCATTGCAGGCATGAAGCTATTGCGGATTGATGATGAGACCACCGCCAACATCGGCAGTATCCGGGCTGATGGGCCGACCAATATTGTGCCGGATCACTGTGAGCTGAGCGCGGAAGCGCGTTCTACCGATCCTGCCCGCCTGGCGATGCAGGTAGCAAGCATGCGGCAGGCACTGGAGGATGCGGCACAGTCAGCAGGCGGTCGTGTGGAGATCAGTGTCCGCTCCAACTACCGCTCATACCGGCTTGACCCGGCATCTGAGCCTGTGCGCCGTGCCGGGGAGGCAGCCCGCCGCCTGGGACTGAATGTACGTCACCGTTCCACCGGTGGCGGCTCAGATGCCAATTTTTTCAATGAATGGGGGATCCCCACTGCAGTACTCTGCTGCGGCTTTGAAAAAGTGCATACCTGTCAGGAGCGGATTGCGGTAGCGGAGCTGACGCGACTGGCGCAGTGGGTGGCAGCTATTCTGACCGGCGCCGGGGAATGA